CGGTCGCCCCGTCGCGCTCTTAACCTCAACCCACTGCCGACCGCGCGGAAAGGTCGCTTGCCACCAATCCAAAGCTGTTGCTGTCATCGGACTCCTCGCCGCCAAAGGTTCTGACGCCAAACATCGCTCGACTTGCTTTTGCAGTTCGCGCTCTTGAATTCACCACCCTCGTCGGGTAAAGGGTGCGACCAGAACAGCGGCAGGGCAGACCGAATGCCAAGGACCTTTAGGAATGCTGCTCTAAGCGGGCGCTCCCGGTCCAGAACGCCGATGGTGCAGCGCGACTTAGCTTGCCGTGGAGAAAGATGCAGGCTGTGCTGCCGAGCTAAAGAACGTTGTTCGAATTTGCTCGGCAATCTGCGAGCCAGTCAAGCCTAGCGAGGCTTTGGCTTCGTCTGGCTTGGCGTGATCCACAAGGCGATCGGGCACACCGAAACGCTTCACGGGTAAAACCACATCGCGATCTAGCAGCTCCTCAGCTACCGCCGACCCAAAACCGCCCATTAGGCAGCCCTCTTCGAGGGTGACAACGCGCCCTATTCGCTGCGCCAGCGGCGCGAGCGTCTCCATGTCCAGTGGCTTAACAAAGCGCGCGTTCACGACCGTTGCCTCGATGCCGTGCTCGCTCAGGATCTCAGCCACTTGCATTGCCGTCGCGACCATCGTTCCGTATCCGATGAGCAACACGTCGTCGCCATTGCGTAGGAGTTCGCTCTTACCGATTTCCAGCGGTTCCCACCCCTCTTCCATCAGCGGTACGCCAATACCATTGCCGCGCGGATAACGCACCGCGATCGGTCCTTCGGTGTAATTGACGCCCGTGACGACCATGCGCTGCAGCTCTGCTTCGTCCTTGGGAGCCATCACGACCATGTTCGGAATACAGCGCAAGTAAGCGATGTCGTACAAGCCTTGGTGCGTCGGACCGTCTGCACCGACGATACCCGCGCGGTCCAAACAGAAAAATACCGGTAGATTCTGGATGCAGACATCGTGCACGACTTGGTCGAAGGCACGCTGCAGGAACGTCGAGTAAATTGCTGCTACCGGTCGCAATCCTTCGCACGCCAAACCAGCCGCTAAGGTTACGGCATGCTGCTCGGCAATACCTACGTCGATGTACTGCTTTGGCAACTTCTGACACAGTTTGTCAAGACCGGTACCCGTCGCCATTGCAGCCGTGATGCCGATGATACGCGGGTCGTTCTCTGCCAGCTTGGTCAGCGTGTGAGCAAAGACCTTGGCATATTTTGGCGGTTTGGGTTTGCTTGACGGAATGGCTTTGCCGGTTGCTAGGTCGAACGGATTCTGCGCGTGGTAGCCGACGCGGTCTTGCTCGGCAATGTCGTAGCCTTTCCCCTTCACCGTGGCAACGTGAACCAATACCGGACCGGGAACCTTGTGGGCTTGTTTGAACGTGGAGATCAACTCTGCCAAGTTGTGTCCGTCGATAGGACCGAAATACTTGAAGCCCAATTCTTCGATCACGGCACCGACCTTGGGCACGGTGAGGCGCTTCATACCCTCTTTGACGCGCTCCATCTCGGGCGTCAGGGTTTCCCCAAAGAACGGCAGGTGCTTGAACTGTTCTTCAAGATTGTCCGAAAGGAACTGGACCGGTGGCGATAGACGCACTTTGTTGAGATAGCGCGAGATGGCACCGACGTTGGGCGAGATCGACATCTCGTTGTCATTGAGGACCACCATCAGGTTCGTGTCTGGCAGGTGTCCGGCGTGGTTGATAGCTTCAAGGGCCATCCCGCCCGTCAATGCACCATCGCCGATCACCGCTACGCATTTGAAGTCTTCACCTTTGGCATCGCGGGCGAGAGCCATACCCAATGCGGCGGAAATACTGGTGGAGGCATGCCCGGCTCCAAAGTGATCGAAACGGTTCTCGCAGCGCTTCAGATAGCCAGCGATGCCGTCTTTCTGACGCAGCGTCTGGAAGCGGTCGTAGCGCCCGGTAATGAGCTTGTGGGGATAGGCTTGGTGGCCGACATCCCAAACAACCTTGTCGCGATCGAGGTCGAGGGTCTGGTACAAGGCTAGGGTAAGCTCGACAACCCCCAAGCCAGGTCCGAGGTGCCCGCCACTGGTAGCAACAGTTTGCAGGTGCTTCTCGCGGATTTGGCGAGCGATCGCCTCCAGTTGACGCAGGGATAGCCCGTGAAGCTGGTTGGGATGAATGATTTCGCTAATGTGCATGTGTTGCTTGGACTCTGGAATGCTACGTTGCGTCTGGTTCGCACTCTGGCTCACACTTTAAACGATCTGATACCGCTCATAACTGCAGCTAATGACAGAAGTGGCTGCGCGATCGCCAAGCGGGTTGACTCCGTCAACAGGGAGCATTGGCTGTGCTGAGTTCTCCGGTCGGGTACCCAACGTGCCGAATTCTCAAAGTATAGAGGAGCAATCGCTATCGAGAAGTTCTTCTGCAACGAAGTTTGACCGATGGTGCAGGGGTCGTCGGTAACATGTCCATCTGAGCGACTGACTAGTCTCTTGCTAATATCAGTTGAGGAGCTGCTTCTGACACGTGGAAGTCTGCAACATCAGTTAGTCAGTACATCCATTCTAAAACTTTTCCTGACTAACCTTGCCAGTAGCCTGACTCGGTTGTCGTTAAATATTTAGGATGCTGAGCGGGCTTTCGCTACTCCCTGTCCGTGTCTTCTTTAAGGCATTGATGAAAGACTATCGAATCAATATCGAATCAATACTCAACCCAGGCGCTTGCGGTCGTACCAGCAACTAACGAGCTACAGTATGTGTTGATTGTTCGCGATCGCTTTTCTGAGGAGCGCAGACGATGCCACGCAGCCAGCGCAACGACAATTTTATTGACAAGTCCTTCACGGTCATGGCCGACATCATCCTCAAGTTGTTGCCAACCCAGCAGAAGGCTAAAGAGGCGTTTGCTTACTATCGCGACGGGATGGCGGCCCAGTCGGACGGTGAATATGCTGAAGCGCTCGACAACTACTACGCCGCACTCGAACTTGAGGAAGATCCGAACGATCGTAGCTTTATCCTTTACAACATCGGGCTAATCCACACCAGTAACGGCGATCGCGAGGAAGCGCTCGGTTATTATCGCCAGGCACTGGAACTCAACGCGCGGATGCCCCAGGCACTGAACAACATCGCTGTAATCTTGCACTACCAGGGCGAGCACGCTAAAGAAGTCGGAGAAGAAGACGAAGCTGAGGCGCTGTTTGACGAAGCTGCAGATTATTGGAAGCAAGCTATCCGCCTTGCACCGAACAACTACATCGAAGCGCAAAACTGGCTGAAGACCAGCGGGCGATCTGATATGGATGTATATTTTTAGGGCCGTGGTGACTCGGCCCGGCTAGCACCCTCAACACCAGTAAACCGCTAGCGTCACTGGGGCTCGAGTTTGAGATACTACACTCGTCGGCTGTGCGGTTACCCGACCGATGTTGCAGCTTTCCTTCCACAGCTTGAGTCATTGTGCCATGTTAGATTCCGAACAAGTCCGGCAAGTTGCCAATCTCGCGCGGATGGACATTTCAGAGGACGATGAAGTGCAATTCGTCCAGCAACTCGGTAAAATTTTGGGCTACTTCGAACAACTCGGCGAACTCAACACCGAGGACCTTCCGCCAACGGCTCGACCGATTGAGGTCAGCAACATTACCCGCAGCGACGAAACCCAACCCTACAGCGATCGCGAGGTATTGCTTGCCCGCGCGCCGGAGCCTGACGGCGACTTTTTCCGCGTTCCGCAAATTCTTAACGCAGACGAGGGCTAGTCGGTTCGGCTTCGCGCGCGCTTGTCCGATCTCTCGCACTTGCACTGCCGTCACGAGCACAACCGATCGCATAAAGAGAACGGTAGATGCGATCGCGCCGGCCGAACCAATGGTAGCGGTTGTCCCGCAGCCGTTCGTAGAAGCGATCGCCGAGCCACTT
This DNA window, taken from Rubidibacter lacunae KORDI 51-2, encodes the following:
- the dxs gene encoding 1-deoxy-D-xylulose-5-phosphate synthase — protein: MHISEIIHPNQLHGLSLRQLEAIARQIREKHLQTVATSGGHLGPGLGVVELTLALYQTLDLDRDKVVWDVGHQAYPHKLITGRYDRFQTLRQKDGIAGYLKRCENRFDHFGAGHASTSISAALGMALARDAKGEDFKCVAVIGDGALTGGMALEAINHAGHLPDTNLMVVLNDNEMSISPNVGAISRYLNKVRLSPPVQFLSDNLEEQFKHLPFFGETLTPEMERVKEGMKRLTVPKVGAVIEELGFKYFGPIDGHNLAELISTFKQAHKVPGPVLVHVATVKGKGYDIAEQDRVGYHAQNPFDLATGKAIPSSKPKPPKYAKVFAHTLTKLAENDPRIIGITAAMATGTGLDKLCQKLPKQYIDVGIAEQHAVTLAAGLACEGLRPVAAIYSTFLQRAFDQVVHDVCIQNLPVFFCLDRAGIVGADGPTHQGLYDIAYLRCIPNMVVMAPKDEAELQRMVVTGVNYTEGPIAVRYPRGNGIGVPLMEEGWEPLEIGKSELLRNGDDVLLIGYGTMVATAMQVAEILSEHGIEATVVNARFVKPLDMETLAPLAQRIGRVVTLEEGCLMGGFGSAVAEELLDRDVVLPVKRFGVPDRLVDHAKPDEAKASLGLTGSQIAEQIRTTFFSSAAQPASFSTAS
- the gatC gene encoding Asp-tRNA(Asn)/Glu-tRNA(Gln) amidotransferase subunit GatC, with the translated sequence MLDSEQVRQVANLARMDISEDDEVQFVQQLGKILGYFEQLGELNTEDLPPTARPIEVSNITRSDETQPYSDREVLLARAPEPDGDFFRVPQILNADEG
- a CDS encoding photosystem I assembly protein Ycf3, which produces MPRSQRNDNFIDKSFTVMADIILKLLPTQQKAKEAFAYYRDGMAAQSDGEYAEALDNYYAALELEEDPNDRSFILYNIGLIHTSNGDREEALGYYRQALELNARMPQALNNIAVILHYQGEHAKEVGEEDEAEALFDEAADYWKQAIRLAPNNYIEAQNWLKTSGRSDMDVYF